The DNA sequence CCTTGAGGTTCATCTCGACCCGCCCGTCGACGCGTTCGAGCGCGGCCAGGCAGTCGTTCCGCGAGGACAGCAGCTGCCGCCGCACCGACTCCTCGTCAGGCGCGACCATCCCGAAGCGCATCGGCAGCACCGGCCCGTCCCTCCCCAGCGCCAGCGCCAGGTCCTGGTGGGCGAGGAGGTCGCGCCGCTTGGCGCGCAGCCGGGCGGGAGCGTCGCTGATCACCGCCGCCAGCGCACCGGCCCGGAGGGTACGGACCGGGGCGGGCCGCTCGCCGACCCCGGTGCGGCCGGGCGGCACCGGGTGGTCGGCGCGGACGACGCCGTAGACGTACACGCTCCGGGGCGCGGTCATGGCTCAGTCCTCCTCGGAACGGCGGCGGGTGCGGGCGGTGGTGGCGGTGCGCCGCCGGGGGCGGCTCTCCCGCTCCTCGGCTTCCTCGTCCTCGTACGCGTCCTCGTCCTCGCTCTCGCCCTCGTCATCGACCCCGACGGCCCTTTTGACCTTCTCCCCGACGCCGCCCACCGCCTTCTTGGCCTTCTTCTTGGCGAGACCGGTGGCCATCCCCCCGGCCGCGCTCCCGCCACCCGACATGCCGCCCAGCAGTTCGGGAACGGTTTTGCTGCGGTCGAATTCGAGGTCCAGGCGGTTGCAGGCTTCGGCGAAGCGGAGGTAGGTGTCCACGCTGGCGACCACGATGCGGGCGTCAATCTTCAGGATCTCGATGCCCACGAGGGAGACCCGGATGAAGACGTCGATCACCATGCCGCGGTCGAGGATGAGTTCCAGGGCGTCGTAGAGGGTGCCGGTCCGCTGAATGCAGACGACTTCTTCGGTGTACGTGCCAGCGGGCATGTCGGGGCGTCCTTTCGGCAGTCGTCTCGGCGTCGGCTCAGCGGTCGGCTCAGCAGTCGGCTGAGCGGTCGGCTGAGCATCGGCTCGACGTCGGCTCAGCAGTCGTCGGCCGCGCCGCGCCGGTAGCGGCGGACCCTCCGGTACTCCTGGAGTTCGCCCCGCTGGTCGATGTGCACCTCGTAGGTGGCCAGCAGGCTGGTGGTGTCGGGAATCCGGGCGACCTCCAGGACGTCCACGCTGACGACCCAGCCGTCCTCATTGCGGGTCACACCGCAGACGCCCTCGGGCTCATGGACGATCAGTGAGGCGAGCTGTTCGCACGCGTGCCGGGCGGCCTCCTCCGGCCTGGGCGGCCGCGGCCGGGGGCTCGTCTTGGTGGGCGACGGGCGCCGTTCTCGCTCTGCCATGTGCATCAGTGTGGCCACATGGCAGGTGCGCCCGCCTGTTGTGAGCGGCCGGACGAGGCAAGCCCGCCGGCCTCCCCGGGCTCGCTCGCCCCTTAGACCCCCTTGGCCCCCTTGGCTTCGTCTCGCTCCTCCGTGCTCAGCGAGGACCACAGCCGCTCGCTCGCGCAGTGCATGTGGTCCGCCAAGCCGACAACGCACAACCGGCCTTCGCCCCGTGGCACCGGCCGCTGCCGGTCACCGAGCGCCTGGGCCGCGAGATCCTGACTCTCCCGTTCCACCAGCACCTCACGGAGACGGACGCCGGGCGCGTCGCCGACGAGCTCCGGGCCGTCCTCGCCGCGGGGGCGGCCGATGACCGCCCGGCCGCGGCGGCTGCTGACGGTGTGCCTGGGGAACCACTGCCGCTCACCGCTCGCCGCGCTCATCCTCGGCGAACTCGGCGGCCCGGCCGTAGAGGTCCACTCGGCCGGCACGCAAGTGGGTCGGCCGCCCGGCGCACGCGCAGATGGCGATCAGACGGACATGACCGGGCCCTGACCGGATCAGCCGCCGGTCGCGGCGGACAGGAGCACGTCCACGAGCCTGTCCGCCGCGTCCGGCCGTCCGTGCGTCCGAGCAGCCTCCGCCATCCCCGCGCGCCGCGCCGGGTCGGTCAGCAGCGGCCCGAGGGCGTTCTGCAGCCGGGCCGCAGTGACCTCTCCCTCCAGCGCGACGGCGGCGCCCGCCTCCTCGAGGTGCCGGGCATTGTGCGCCTGCTCGTTCCCCGCCGAGGACGCGAGCGGTACGAACACGGCCGGCTTCCCGAGGGCGGTGAGCTCCGCGAGGGTGCCGGCGCCGCTGCGGGAGACCACGACGTCAGCGAGGGCCAGGACGTCGGGGAGTTCCGGGCCGACGAACCCGGTGAGGTAGTACCGGCCGGCGAGCTGCGGCGGGAGGCCGGCCGCGGTCGCACGGAGCGCATCGACGTTCGCCGGTCCGCACTGGTGCACGACGTTGGCGCGCTCCAGAAGCCACGGGAGGGCTTCCCGCACGACATTGTTGATCTGCTGGGCGCCCTGCGCGCCGCCGGTCACGTACAGCGTCGGGAGCCGCCGGTCGAAGCCGGTCAGCCCGAGCGTGGTGACGGCCTTCTCCGCATGGCCGGTCAGCACTTCCGGGCGGACCGGGTTCCCGGTGACGACGGCCGCGGACCGTACGGCCTCCGGGAGGAGCGGCAACGTCGACTCCGACGACACGGCGATGCGCGCCGCCGAGCCGGCCAACTTCCGGTTCGCCAGCCCGAGCCGCACGGTCTGCTCGTGCAGCACGAGCGGACGCTTGCACATCCGTGCCGCCAGCCCGGCCGGGACGGCGACGTACCCGCCGGTCGCCAGCACGACGTTCGGCCGGAAGCCCGACACGATCTTGCGGGCCTGGGCGACCCCGAGCGGCACCCGCGCCATGTCCTTGACGTTCGCCGGGGACACCATCTTGAGCGGGTTCGCCGACCGGCGGATCTTGCCCGTTGCGACCGTTGTGAAGGCGATGCCCTCGGCGGGCGCGATGCGGGCCTCCAGCCCGTCGGGCGTGCCGATCCAGAGGACATCGAGCGCGCGGCCGTCGGCCGCCAGCCGGGCCTGCAAGGTGCGGACCGCGGTGAGCGCGGGGTAGGTGTGGCCGCCGGTACCTCCCCCCGTGACGATGAGACGGAAGGTGGTCGGCAGACGGGAAGGTTCATTCACCCAGCGCAGCCTACTGGCTACCGTAGGCACTCTCCTTCACCCGGTCGCCGTGCTGCCCTTGGCCCCCTTGGCCTCGTCTCGCTCCTCCGTGCTCAGCGAGGACCACAGCCGCTCGCTCGCGCAGTGCATGTGGTCTGCCATGGCCCGCTCGGCGGCCTCGGGGTCGTGGTCGCGGATGGCCTGAAGGATCGCGGCGTGTTCCTTGAGGGTGCCGGCCACCGTGCCCTCGATGTCTCCCGCGCGCTCCATCCAGACCTGGAGGAGTGAGCGGATGCTGTGCAGGATGTCGCTGAGTACGGAGTTGCGGGCGATGGTCGCCGTTTCCAGGTGGAAGGCTATGTCGGCGTCGATGAACGCCTTGACGTCGCTGCCCGCCTCGCGCATGTGCTCCAGATGGGCTTCGAGGCGTGCTATGTCCGCGGGTTCGGCGCGCTCGGCGGCGAGGCGGGCGGACATGCCCTCCATGAAGGTGCGCACCTCGACCAGGTCGTGGGTGCGGCGCTGACCGAGCATCAGGCCCCAGTTGATGGCGCGGGGCAGGAACTCCGAGGTGCCGGCCCGGACGTATGAGCCGGAGCCGGGGCGGATCTCGATGATGCCCAGGACGTCGAGGGCGGACAGCGCGCCGCGGACGCTGGAGCGGGCCACGTTCAGCGCCTCGGCGAGCTGGCGCTCCGCGGGGAGCCGGGTGCCGGGCTGGAGGTGGCCTTCGGAGAGGTGGTCCAGCAGCCGCTTGGCCACCTCGCTCACCGACGACTCGCGGACGACGGGGCGCAGCAGGGCGGTGAAGTTCGGCTGCTCGGACTCAGCGCTCACGTGGCGTTCCCCTTAGCGGTCTGGGCTGGACTCACCAGTACATCACCCCTGGCGGGAGGGGAAGTCCCCGGCCACTGATTAAGCGTTCGGCGGGGTTCTGTCAAGAGGCCTTTGGCCTGCGATAAAAGCGATGCTCATCACTTTGGTTAATTGGTGACCAATTTTCGATGTGTGACTAGCGTGAGGCGCACTCCACCGGACAACGCTGTCCCGCCCAGTGAGGAGCCGCCATGGGCACCCCTGCCGTCACCCCGGTCGCGACGGACGTCGAGAGATCGGCGATCAAGAAGGTCGCGGTCCGTCTCGTCCCGTTCGTCGCCCTGATGTTCTTCGTGAACTTCCTCGACCGGACCGCCGTCTCCTTCGCGGAGCCCAATGGCATGGGCGAGGACCTGGGGCTCAGCGCGGCTCAGTTCGGGCTGGCCTCGGGCGTCTTCTTCATCGGCTACATCCTGCTGGAAG is a window from the Streptomyces luomodiensis genome containing:
- the gvpJ gene encoding gas vesicle protein GvpJ → MPAGTYTEEVVCIQRTGTLYDALELILDRGMVIDVFIRVSLVGIEILKIDARIVVASVDTYLRFAEACNRLDLEFDRSKTVPELLGGMSGGGSAAGGMATGLAKKKAKKAVGGVGEKVKRAVGVDDEGESEDEDAYEDEEAEERESRPRRRTATTARTRRRSEED
- the gvpO gene encoding gas vesicle protein GvpO, with product MAERERRPSPTKTSPRPRPPRPEEAARHACEQLASLIVHEPEGVCGVTRNEDGWVVSVDVLEVARIPDTTSLLATYEVHIDQRGELQEYRRVRRYRRGAADDC
- a CDS encoding low molecular weight phosphatase family protein produces the protein MTARPRRLLTVCLGNHCRSPLAALILGELGGPAVEVHSAGTQVGRPPGARADGDQTDMTGP
- a CDS encoding UDP-N-acetylglucosamine--N-acetylmuramyl-(pentapeptide) pyrophosphoryl-undecaprenol N-acetylglucosamine transferase translates to MNEPSRLPTTFRLIVTGGGTGGHTYPALTAVRTLQARLAADGRALDVLWIGTPDGLEARIAPAEGIAFTTVATGKIRRSANPLKMVSPANVKDMARVPLGVAQARKIVSGFRPNVVLATGGYVAVPAGLAARMCKRPLVLHEQTVRLGLANRKLAGSAARIAVSSESTLPLLPEAVRSAAVVTGNPVRPEVLTGHAEKAVTTLGLTGFDRRLPTLYVTGGAQGAQQINNVVREALPWLLERANVVHQCGPANVDALRATAAGLPPQLAGRYYLTGFVGPELPDVLALADVVVSRSGAGTLAELTALGKPAVFVPLASSAGNEQAHNARHLEEAGAAVALEGEVTAARLQNALGPLLTDPARRAGMAEAARTHGRPDAADRLVDVLLSAATGG
- a CDS encoding FadR/GntR family transcriptional regulator, translated to MSAESEQPNFTALLRPVVRESSVSEVAKRLLDHLSEGHLQPGTRLPAERQLAEALNVARSSVRGALSALDVLGIIEIRPGSGSYVRAGTSEFLPRAINWGLMLGQRRTHDLVEVRTFMEGMSARLAAERAEPADIARLEAHLEHMREAGSDVKAFIDADIAFHLETATIARNSVLSDILHSIRSLLQVWMERAGDIEGTVAGTLKEHAAILQAIRDHDPEAAERAMADHMHCASERLWSSLSTEERDEAKGAKGSTATG